In Winkia neuii, a genomic segment contains:
- a CDS encoding NADH-quinone oxidoreductase subunit D translates to MSHSTPLYQAAPPVIDDEDLPEFTSSGGDWDEVTQQIEQQSLHEKLVNERIVVNLGPVHPSTHGVLRLIVEIDGEIVRKVHVGTGYLHTGIEKNMEYRTWAQGSTFCTRMDYVASMLNEAAYVMAVEKLMGITDQISERARLIRVLMMELTRAASHIVAIGTTGNELGGTTLMTIAFRGREEIFRIFERVTGLRMNNAYLRVGGVAQDLPAGTTEYVRDQLPKVRRDLGELEDLIMDNPIFKSRFQGVSYISPEAIFAMGLTGPSLRAAGFAYDVRKMMPYSGYETLDFDVCTQETSDAYGRVRVRFDECYQSFRIIEQVLDRLDQCEGERVMVEDKAIAWPSQLSVAADGQGNSLEHIRHIMGTSMEALIHHFKLVTEGFKVPAGQATQIIEHAKGIMGCHVVSNGGTRPYRVHFREPSFSNLQSLSLLAEGGMISDLIVSLASLDPVLGGVDR, encoded by the coding sequence ATGTCGCATTCAACACCTCTTTACCAGGCTGCTCCTCCCGTCATTGATGACGAGGATCTGCCAGAGTTCACTTCCTCTGGTGGCGACTGGGACGAAGTTACCCAGCAGATCGAACAGCAGTCTTTACACGAGAAGCTGGTCAACGAACGCATCGTTGTGAACCTTGGCCCGGTTCACCCCTCCACCCACGGGGTGCTTCGTCTGATCGTCGAAATTGATGGCGAGATCGTACGCAAGGTACACGTGGGTACCGGATACCTGCACACCGGCATCGAGAAGAACATGGAATACCGCACGTGGGCACAGGGATCCACCTTCTGCACGCGTATGGACTATGTGGCGTCGATGCTAAACGAGGCCGCCTACGTGATGGCGGTCGAAAAGCTGATGGGCATTACCGATCAGATTTCGGAGCGCGCCCGGTTGATTCGCGTGCTGATGATGGAGCTCACCCGAGCCGCCTCGCACATCGTGGCTATCGGCACCACCGGTAACGAGCTGGGTGGCACCACGCTAATGACCATCGCTTTCCGTGGCCGCGAAGAGATCTTCCGCATCTTCGAACGCGTCACCGGGTTGCGTATGAACAACGCGTACCTGCGCGTAGGCGGGGTAGCCCAGGACCTGCCCGCTGGCACTACAGAGTACGTGCGCGATCAGCTTCCGAAGGTACGCCGCGACCTTGGCGAGTTGGAAGACCTGATTATGGATAACCCGATTTTCAAGTCGCGTTTCCAGGGCGTTTCTTATATCTCTCCGGAGGCCATCTTCGCAATGGGTCTTACCGGCCCGTCCCTGCGCGCCGCTGGTTTTGCCTATGACGTGCGCAAGATGATGCCCTACAGCGGCTATGAAACGCTCGATTTTGATGTGTGCACGCAGGAAACCTCTGATGCTTACGGCCGTGTGCGCGTGCGTTTTGACGAGTGCTACCAGTCTTTCCGCATCATTGAGCAGGTGCTCGATCGCCTGGATCAGTGCGAGGGCGAGCGCGTCATGGTAGAGGACAAGGCAATTGCTTGGCCGTCGCAGCTGTCGGTTGCAGCTGATGGGCAGGGTAACTCCCTGGAGCACATCCGGCACATCATGGGAACCTCCATGGAGGCTCTAATTCATCACTTCAAGCTGGTTACTGAGGGCTTCAAAGTCCCGGCAGGACAGGCCACCCAGATTATTGAACACGCGAAGGGCATCATGGGTTGCCACGTGGTTTCGAATGGCGGTACTCGCCCGTACCGAGTCCACTTCCGCGAACCCTCCTTCTCGAATCTGCAGTCACTTTCGTTGCTTGCCGAGGGCGGCATGATTTCCGACCTCATCGTTTCGCTGGCATCGCTAGATCCGGTATTGGGAGGGGTTGACCGCTAA
- a CDS encoding NADH-quinone oxidoreductase subunit C, whose amino-acid sequence MSENNIVPSSEQAGAERAKPGPELVGTRQGLFHVADAGDTAGFGGLEQKIFLPGESSRPYGGWFDAAVDALEEDIREAGLEVGKVIERVVVDRDELTLFISKEHIVQVCKMLRDDQDLRFEMCLGVNGVHYPADAGRELHACYMLLSFTHGRQLRMEVTCSEEDPTIPSVVSVYPGNDWHERETWDLMGIVFTGHPSLTRTALPDDWVGHPQRKDYPLGGIPVQYKGATVPPADVRRSYN is encoded by the coding sequence ATGAGCGAAAACAATATTGTTCCCTCCTCGGAGCAGGCAGGCGCAGAACGCGCCAAGCCCGGTCCAGAACTGGTAGGCACCAGGCAGGGGTTATTCCACGTAGCCGACGCCGGCGACACCGCCGGCTTTGGGGGCCTGGAACAGAAGATCTTCCTTCCCGGTGAATCTTCCCGTCCCTACGGTGGCTGGTTCGATGCCGCCGTCGACGCCCTCGAAGAAGATATCCGCGAGGCCGGACTGGAAGTTGGCAAGGTAATAGAGCGCGTCGTCGTCGATCGCGACGAACTGACCCTCTTCATCAGCAAGGAGCACATCGTCCAGGTGTGCAAGATGCTGCGTGATGATCAGGATCTGCGCTTCGAAATGTGTCTGGGCGTAAACGGAGTGCACTACCCAGCGGATGCGGGCAGGGAACTACACGCCTGCTACATGCTCCTGTCCTTCACCCACGGCAGGCAGCTTCGCATGGAAGTGACCTGCTCCGAAGAAGATCCGACCATCCCTTCGGTGGTTTCGGTGTACCCCGGCAACGACTGGCACGAGCGCGAGACATGGGACCTTATGGGCATCGTGTTTACCGGTCACCCGTCTCTTACTCGCACGGCGCTGCCCGATGACTGGGTAGGTCATCCCCAGCGCAAGGATTATCCACTAGGCGGCATCCCGGTTCAGTACAAGGGCGCCACCGTTCCGCCCGCGGACGTACGGAGGTCTTACAACTAA
- the ndhC gene encoding NADH-quinone oxidoreductase subunit A produces MLQFLIMAAAALVLAIGGLVLSAFLGTKKFSRTKEQTYECGIDPIAAESAHEGRFPIKYYFVAMTYIVFDIEVVFLYPWAVSLNKFGALPDGQRLGLISLAAMMIFLILLVVPYIYEWRRGGLDWD; encoded by the coding sequence ATGTTGCAGTTTCTGATCATGGCTGCCGCTGCGCTAGTACTAGCAATCGGTGGTCTGGTGCTGTCGGCTTTCCTGGGAACGAAGAAGTTCTCGCGCACTAAGGAACAAACATACGAATGCGGCATCGATCCGATCGCTGCAGAATCAGCCCACGAAGGTAGATTTCCGATTAAGTACTACTTCGTGGCAATGACCTACATCGTGTTCGACATCGAAGTCGTCTTCCTTTACCCGTGGGCAGTTTCGCTGAACAAGTTCGGTGCCCTGCCCGATGGACAACGCCTGGGGCTGATCTCCCTGGCCGCAATGATGATCTTCCTAATACTGCTCGTGGTTCCCTACATTTACGAATGGCGCCGCGGCGGACTGGACTGGGACTAG
- a CDS encoding FAD-dependent oxidoreductase, producing MGLNKNRVQADAVVVGAGPAGASAAFYLSRAGLDVIVLERAVFPRDKTCGDGLTPAAVVELLRMGIDPRKSPGYQTNEGLVVIGAGNRVELPWPEQASRPGFGSSRPRISLDQSLAMHARTQGAKVWEGCNVTGPVVEGGRVVGVQVARKADPLAGPTAKDKELFEALTPKEAWPTEGKRQAATADREQVSQLPTEFEVRARLVVDCGGVAAKLATRAGRIKLENRPMGVAARTYYRSDRAKEANMESQLELWDGKPGESNLLPGYGWMFPLAGGVVNVGLGSVSSTSAATKLPYKQIFKSWTAATPSQWGYNSENQIGQMKSAALPMAFNRKPQYQGGLALIGDAAGMVSPFNGEGIAPALAAGRMLADAATHAFARTGEAAFDSAMEAFVQHMSDEWGGYYRLGTVFVRLIERPKIMQACTRYGLPVDRLMVAVHKLLSDGYERHGGSIDDRVIAFLARLVPKV from the coding sequence TTGGGGTTGAACAAGAACCGCGTCCAAGCTGACGCAGTTGTTGTGGGCGCCGGCCCGGCAGGGGCATCGGCAGCGTTTTATCTCTCACGCGCCGGCCTTGATGTGATTGTTCTGGAACGCGCGGTATTTCCCCGCGACAAGACCTGTGGTGACGGCCTTACCCCGGCCGCCGTAGTGGAGCTTTTGCGCATGGGTATTGATCCGCGCAAGAGTCCTGGGTATCAAACGAACGAAGGCCTGGTAGTTATTGGGGCCGGAAATAGGGTAGAGCTGCCGTGGCCCGAGCAGGCAAGCAGGCCGGGCTTTGGGTCCTCGCGCCCGCGCATCTCTTTAGACCAGTCCCTTGCAATGCATGCGCGCACCCAGGGCGCCAAGGTTTGGGAAGGGTGCAACGTCACCGGTCCAGTTGTCGAGGGCGGACGCGTAGTAGGCGTGCAGGTTGCGCGCAAGGCGGATCCGCTTGCGGGGCCTACCGCAAAAGATAAGGAACTCTTTGAGGCGCTAACTCCTAAAGAAGCCTGGCCTACCGAGGGCAAGCGCCAAGCTGCCACTGCCGATCGTGAGCAGGTGAGCCAGCTTCCCACCGAGTTTGAGGTGCGGGCCCGCTTGGTTGTCGATTGCGGCGGCGTCGCTGCGAAACTTGCCACCAGGGCAGGGCGAATCAAACTCGAGAACCGCCCAATGGGGGTAGCCGCGCGTACCTACTACCGCAGCGACCGCGCCAAAGAAGCCAATATGGAATCCCAACTCGAACTCTGGGATGGCAAGCCGGGCGAATCCAATCTGCTGCCCGGTTACGGGTGGATGTTCCCGCTAGCTGGCGGCGTCGTAAACGTGGGCCTCGGATCCGTGTCTTCGACCTCGGCCGCCACGAAACTGCCCTACAAACAGATCTTTAAATCCTGGACGGCTGCTACGCCCTCGCAGTGGGGCTACAACAGCGAAAACCAGATTGGGCAAATGAAGTCCGCGGCCCTGCCCATGGCGTTCAACCGCAAGCCGCAATATCAAGGTGGGCTGGCCCTGATTGGGGACGCGGCCGGCATGGTAAGTCCCTTTAATGGCGAGGGAATCGCCCCTGCTCTTGCTGCCGGACGGATGCTCGCCGACGCGGCAACGCATGCCTTTGCTCGGACCGGCGAAGCGGCCTTCGATTCCGCCATGGAAGCATTTGTGCAACACATGAGTGATGAATGGGGCGGGTACTACCGGCTCGGAACCGTGTTTGTGAGACTAATTGAACGCCCAAAAATTATGCAGGCATGTACTCGCTATGGGCTTCCCGTAGACCGCCTTATGGTCGCAGTTCACAAGCTTTTGTCTGACGGATACGAAAGGCATGGCGGCTCGATCGACGATCGAGTAATTGCTTTTTTGGCAAGGCTGGTGCCGAAAGTATGA
- a CDS encoding NADH-quinone oxidoreductase subunit B, whose translation MAEIGGRREQMENDLPNGFAITSMERLVGLARKASVWPVTMGLACCAIEMMSAGTPRYDISRFGMEVFRASPRHADLMIVSGRVAHKMAPIIRNVYDSMPEPKWVISMGACASTGGMFNNYAVIQGCDHVVPVDVYLPGCPPRPEALINAILVLHDQIHYQEPLTEKRRREVARLAEQAALEATPTHMQKGLLA comes from the coding sequence ATGGCTGAAATTGGTGGCCGCCGCGAGCAGATGGAAAATGATCTGCCGAACGGTTTCGCAATTACCTCAATGGAGCGCCTGGTAGGCCTAGCCCGGAAAGCATCGGTATGGCCCGTCACTATGGGCCTCGCCTGCTGCGCGATTGAAATGATGTCTGCGGGCACCCCGCGCTACGACATCTCTAGGTTCGGCATGGAAGTCTTCCGTGCATCGCCCCGACACGCAGACCTAATGATCGTTTCTGGACGAGTAGCCCACAAGATGGCGCCTATTATTCGCAACGTCTACGATTCGATGCCCGAACCGAAGTGGGTTATCTCTATGGGCGCGTGCGCCTCCACCGGCGGTATGTTCAACAATTACGCGGTCATTCAGGGCTGTGACCACGTGGTTCCCGTGGACGTCTACTTGCCCGGCTGCCCGCCGCGGCCAGAAGCACTGATCAATGCGATCTTGGTTCTTCACGACCAGATCCACTACCAGGAGCCGCTTACTGAAAAGCGTCGCCGCGAAGTAGCCCGGTTGGCCGAACAGGCCGCCCTCGAAGCTACCCCCACTCACATGCAGAAGGGACTGCTGGCATGA
- a CDS encoding demethylmenaquinone methyltransferase yields the protein MTLSATGAKIKPMTYSFKRAFSSSATTPEGEVAADLAKDPKTVASMFDQVARRYDITNDLMSVGQDRLWRLQTRKKLNPREGEQILDLAAGTGTSTVEYVKSGADVVACDFSIGMVTEGKRRHPDIDFVAGDATALPFADNSFDAVTISFGLRNVNDTVKALSEMRRVTRPGGRIVICEFSRPTLGGFRQLYNWYLRHVLVRIAKRAGSNNPAYAYLADSIIDWHDQPTLARLMREAGWENPQWKNLTLGIVALHSAVNPA from the coding sequence ATGACATTGTCCGCAACGGGTGCCAAAATAAAACCCATGACCTACAGCTTCAAGCGCGCATTTTCGTCCTCTGCCACTACGCCCGAAGGCGAGGTAGCGGCAGACCTAGCCAAAGATCCCAAAACTGTGGCTTCCATGTTTGACCAGGTGGCACGCCGCTACGACATTACTAACGATCTGATGTCGGTGGGTCAGGATCGACTGTGGCGGCTGCAGACGCGTAAGAAGCTAAACCCCAGGGAGGGCGAACAGATTCTGGATTTGGCGGCGGGCACCGGCACGTCCACCGTCGAATATGTAAAGAGCGGTGCGGATGTAGTGGCCTGCGACTTTTCAATCGGCATGGTTACCGAGGGCAAACGCCGTCACCCGGACATAGATTTTGTTGCCGGAGACGCAACCGCGCTGCCTTTTGCGGACAATAGTTTTGACGCGGTGACTATTAGCTTCGGGCTGCGCAATGTCAACGACACGGTCAAGGCGCTGTCCGAGATGCGGCGTGTGACTCGCCCTGGTGGGCGCATCGTGATCTGCGAATTCTCCAGGCCCACCCTTGGAGGGTTCCGCCAGCTCTACAACTGGTATCTGCGGCACGTCCTGGTGCGCATTGCGAAGAGGGCGGGATCGAATAACCCGGCCTATGCCTACCTTGCCGATTCGATTATTGATTGGCACGACCAGCCGACGCTGGCGCGGCTGATGCGCGAGGCCGGATGGGAGAACCCGCAGTGGAAGAACCTCACCCTTGGCATCGTGGCCTTGCATTCAGCTGTAAATCCGGCGTAG